A single window of Methanomassiliicoccales archaeon DNA harbors:
- a CDS encoding transcription factor S, producing the protein MFCPECGSLMFPREGFFKCSRCDCEKETNGTSQTFKTKTREREIAVIDSNAPTLPKTRVECPKCGHYEAFWVLRQTRAADEPETRIYRCTECGHSWREY; encoded by the coding sequence ATGTTCTGTCCAGAATGTGGTTCGTTGATGTTCCCGAGAGAGGGGTTTTTCAAGTGCAGCCGATGTGATTGTGAGAAGGAGACCAATGGGACTTCACAAACATTCAAGACCAAGACCCGGGAAAGAGAAATCGCCGTAATCGATTCCAATGCCCCTACACTCCCTAAGACGCGTGTGGAATGTCCCAAATGTGGCCACTATGAGGCGTTTTGGGTACTGAGGCAGACACGAGCAGCGGACGAGCCAGAGACCCGGATATACCGATGCACCGAGTGCGGCCATTCCTGGCGT